In Leptospira perdikensis, the following are encoded in one genomic region:
- a CDS encoding neutral/alkaline ceramidase → MNSKIDSQVRLGLTIVCCFFVLTCSDEKSSPSPILGLVSSATSEATNSDSVGASGVSRAVAPSLGSSPYLVGAGIYDITGPAAEVGMMGFAESAQKTEGIYMRLWSRAYIIGDASKRVVFVSADLGMIFQSIKQAVSKKIALDTELSPYYNQANILLSATHTHSGPGGYSHYFLYNATTSGFIKENFDVIVDGIYRSIKIAHQNLVPGNVYINQGNLTDASKNRSAVAYDKNPAAERSYYSSNVDQTMTLLKLVAADGRELGLVNWFAVHPTNVGPTNKLIGGDNKGLASYLFEKTKGTNYSANQTFVAAFAQTNSGDVTPNLWGPADGVNDYARQNIIAEKQLNRAQSLYSSATTQLSGSVDFRHTFVNFSNLYVSSVGTTTCQAGMGASFSAGSVEDNAVSVDFFDEGTTVDSLDWNTNSADAFKSSFLGGALGVLWPASTSEAYKLCHAEKPVLIPTGVASFDGNPWTPPVIPMQIIKIGNLAILAIPAEVSTMAGRRLRSLVKNVLENEYTVVAALSNSYTSYLTTREEYSSQQYEGASTQFGPNTLLGYEQEFGKLASALRNGSASPAGPTPADLTNNQATFQTGVVFDDVPLFKSFGNVQTQPSASYSSGATVSAVFWGAHPKNNMLIGSSFVDVEKQNGSTWTVVARDYDPSTTYRWQRDGVANSKITVTWKTSSFPSGTYRLRHRGHWKSGWTGAISAYQGVTNNFTVQ, encoded by the coding sequence ATGAATTCCAAAATTGATTCCCAAGTGCGCTTGGGTTTAACGATTGTTTGTTGTTTTTTCGTTTTGACCTGTTCTGACGAAAAATCGTCCCCATCCCCTATCCTTGGGCTTGTGAGCTCGGCTACGTCTGAGGCCACAAATTCGGACTCAGTCGGTGCCTCCGGAGTGAGTCGTGCGGTAGCACCTTCTCTTGGTTCGTCGCCGTATCTTGTGGGTGCCGGGATTTATGATATCACTGGACCTGCTGCCGAAGTAGGGATGATGGGGTTTGCCGAGTCAGCGCAAAAAACGGAAGGGATTTATATGCGCCTTTGGTCGAGAGCCTATATCATTGGAGACGCATCGAAACGAGTGGTTTTTGTCAGTGCTGACTTAGGAATGATTTTCCAATCCATCAAACAAGCAGTGAGTAAAAAAATTGCTCTGGATACAGAACTATCACCTTACTACAATCAGGCGAATATTCTTCTTTCTGCAACACATACACATAGTGGCCCTGGTGGATACTCTCATTATTTTTTATACAACGCCACAACATCAGGATTTATCAAAGAAAACTTTGATGTGATTGTCGATGGAATTTATCGTTCCATTAAAATCGCACATCAAAACTTAGTTCCAGGAAATGTTTATATCAACCAAGGGAATTTAACGGATGCGAGTAAAAACCGTTCAGCTGTAGCTTATGATAAAAACCCGGCGGCAGAAAGAAGTTATTATTCTTCAAACGTGGATCAAACGATGACTCTTTTGAAACTAGTTGCGGCCGATGGGCGAGAACTAGGACTTGTGAACTGGTTTGCAGTCCACCCTACAAACGTAGGTCCGACAAACAAACTCATCGGTGGTGATAACAAGGGTCTTGCTTCGTATCTTTTTGAAAAAACAAAAGGAACTAATTATTCAGCAAACCAAACCTTTGTGGCTGCTTTTGCGCAAACAAATTCAGGAGATGTCACTCCTAACCTTTGGGGCCCAGCGGATGGTGTGAATGATTATGCGAGACAAAACATCATTGCAGAAAAACAATTAAACCGAGCCCAGTCTCTTTATTCTTCTGCCACAACTCAACTTTCTGGTTCTGTTGACTTTCGCCACACCTTTGTTAACTTTTCAAATCTGTATGTAAGTAGTGTCGGAACCACAACCTGCCAAGCCGGTATGGGAGCATCTTTTTCTGCTGGAAGTGTGGAGGACAATGCAGTCTCAGTGGATTTTTTTGATGAAGGAACTACGGTTGATTCATTGGATTGGAATACCAATTCAGCAGATGCGTTTAAGTCTAGTTTCCTTGGTGGGGCACTCGGTGTTCTTTGGCCTGCCTCTACAAGTGAAGCTTACAAACTTTGCCACGCCGAAAAACCAGTCCTCATTCCGACAGGGGTTGCTAGCTTCGACGGGAATCCTTGGACACCTCCAGTGATTCCTATGCAGATTATCAAAATTGGTAACTTAGCGATTCTTGCCATTCCGGCAGAAGTGTCTACTATGGCAGGACGAAGACTTCGTTCTCTAGTGAAAAATGTTTTGGAAAATGAATATACGGTGGTTGCCGCACTTTCCAATTCCTATACTTCTTATTTGACCACAAGAGAAGAATACTCTTCCCAACAGTATGAGGGTGCCTCCACACAGTTTGGTCCCAATACTCTTTTGGGGTACGAACAAGAATTTGGAAAACTAGCAAGTGCTTTGCGAAATGGAAGTGCCTCTCCTGCAGGCCCAACACCAGCGGACCTAACCAATAACCAAGCTACCTTTCAAACAGGAGTGGTTTTTGATGATGTCCCTCTTTTTAAAAGTTTTGGAAACGTACAAACCCAACCTTCCGCTTCCTATAGCAGTGGTGCCACAGTCAGTGCTGTGTTCTGGGGCGCTCATCCAAAAAACAATATGCTCATCGGAAGTAGTTTTGTGGATGTAGAAAAACAAAATGGATCCACTTGGACTGTGGTCGCAAGGGATTATGATCCATCCACTACTTACAGGTGGCAAAGAGATGGAGTGGCGAATTCCAAAATCACGGTTACCTGGAAAACAAGTTCTTTCCCATCTGGGACTTACCGCCTCCGCCACCGTGGCCACTGGAAGAGTGGTTGGACGGGTGCCATCAGTGCCTACCAAGGAGTCACAAACAATTTCACTGTGCAGTAA
- a CDS encoding TetR/AcrR family transcriptional regulator, translated as MDKLVDASLSPDLASRPFKFTSKQGRNRRTQLLTIALEFLREKSPEEISFADICKEAKIPRPSAYHFFPNVEAIFHGIRLLHSESLIEKSLLLRRETFVSWELYIERSIDVAVEVTNKEIAFPRLIYGYRMSNPEMRQVGQELDAKLANLAKLGLMDRFELPELEHTDQIFGVAFSIADSLLKHSYRTYGDFTPWMVGEAKKATISYLKNYLPEVCKPK; from the coding sequence ATGGATAAATTGGTCGACGCATCCTTATCCCCTGACCTCGCTTCTAGGCCTTTTAAGTTTACGAGCAAACAAGGGCGAAATAGACGCACTCAATTACTAACAATTGCTCTGGAATTCCTCCGGGAAAAATCTCCCGAAGAGATTAGTTTTGCCGACATCTGCAAAGAGGCAAAAATCCCAAGGCCTTCCGCCTACCATTTTTTTCCCAATGTCGAAGCCATCTTTCATGGAATCCGATTATTACACTCAGAAAGCCTAATTGAAAAATCACTTTTATTGAGAAGAGAAACCTTTGTTAGTTGGGAGTTATACATCGAACGGTCCATTGATGTGGCAGTGGAAGTGACGAACAAAGAAATTGCTTTTCCACGTTTGATTTATGGATACCGAATGAGTAATCCCGAAATGCGACAAGTAGGACAAGAGTTAGATGCAAAACTGGCAAACCTTGCAAAACTGGGACTGATGGACCGGTTTGAATTGCCAGAGTTGGAACATACGGACCAAATCTTTGGAGTTGCCTTTTCCATTGCAGATTCTTTGTTAAAACATTCTTACAGAACTTATGGAGATTTCACTCCTTGGATGGTGGGGGAAGCTAAAAAAGCAACGATCTCTTATTTAAAGAATTATCTACCGGAAGTCTGCAAACCTAAGTAG